The Heliomicrobium undosum nucleotide sequence GCGTCGCCAACCCGAAAAGCGCCGTCTTCCAACTGCTTGATGACGCCGGACAATTCCTTGACGGCCTGATCAATCGTAACGACTCTGGCTCTGGCCACAAACTCCCCTCCTCGCCTCATCCCAACGATGTGTTGTGATGAAACTAGTATGGGCAGTTTTTACGAGTTTGATTGAGCCACTTCGCGCACCGGAACGGAAAGAGGCGGCAAGAGCCACATGGCGAAGAGCGCCGTGATCACCACCGACGCGACCAGGCGCAGCGCCTGCAAGAGCAGATAATCGGCGCCGATCATGGTGAAGAGCAGCGGATCCTCGATAATGGCATGGTTTAAGGAGAGAAACAAGCCGATAACCGTCATCTCCTTGGCATTGAGCGACCCGTCCTTCCCGGCCTGGATGAGGACGCCCGCCCCGTAGAGGATGCCGAAGACCAAGCCGACGACGATGGGAACGGCAGCCTCGCCGGGCAGGCGAAAGATCCGCATCAGGGGCGCGAAGAGACGGGAGCCCTGCTGGACGATATGCAAATCGCGGAGGATCTCCAGAAAAACAATGATCGGGATGAGGATCAAGGCCATTTTTCCGACCTGATAAAAAGCGTTCTGCGCCCCCTGAAGCAATGTGGCGCTGATGTCCATGATTCATACCTCCGTTTGGCTTCGTCTGGGCTAGTCGCTGGTTTTCTCTGGAAACAATCGGACGCACTTCTAGCTCGGCCAAAGCACATTCAGCAGGAAAGCGAACAGGAATGACGTCAATAAGCGCAAGCCCGTCAGTTTCCAGGCCGGCGCACCGAAGTTCTTGGTAATGGCCCCCTCGATCAGCAAGCCGTGGGAGATCAAGAGAAAAAAGCCAAAGATAGTCGCCTGCTTGACCGTCATATTCAGCGGGGCAACTGCACCAATGGCCGCATAGAGGTTTGTCGCCATTCCGAGCAGGATGCCCACCGATGCCTCTCCTGGCAGGCCAATTAATGCGAGGATGGGCGCAAAGGCGTTCCCGAGCATTGCTAACCACGGCGTTTTGCCGAGAACGGT carries:
- a CDS encoding nucleoside recognition domain-containing protein, which gives rise to MDISATLLQGAQNAFYQVGKMALILIPIIVFLEILRDLHIVQQGSRLFAPLMRIFRLPGEAAVPIVVGLVFGILYGAGVLIQAGKDGSLNAKEMTVIGLFLSLNHAIIEDPLLFTMIGADYLLLQALRLVASVVITALFAMWLLPPLSVPVREVAQSNS
- a CDS encoding nucleoside recognition domain-containing protein — translated: MNPTEMNASRPTVIDQPSVSKDTFVRGFSKGLKTLWLMSKFMFPLIILVTVLGKTPWLAMLGNAFAPILALIGLPGEASVGILLGMATNLYAAIGAVAPLNMTVKQATIFGFFLLISHGLLIEGAITKNFGAPAWKLTGLRLLTSFLFAFLLNVLWPS